Proteins encoded in a region of the Vicia villosa cultivar HV-30 ecotype Madison, WI linkage group LG5, Vvil1.0, whole genome shotgun sequence genome:
- the LOC131603333 gene encoding YTH domain-containing protein ECT4 produces the protein MAAVANSADQAVELMQKFTLEPQPKSVEIPEPNKKATGNQYGSVENGNALNGQIPSYERSLTPVLPEFMDPAMCYLPNGYPSTAFYYGGYEGTGNFEWEDFSRYMSPDGVDLTSGVYGDNGSLVYHHGYGYAPYAPYSPAGSPVPTMGNDGQLYGPQHYQYPPYFQPLTPTSGPFTPTPAVHPQGEISTSVAADQKPLSVDTANGNSNAVSNGSAKGRTTSGYQDPRFGFDGARSPVPWLDAPIFSDGQPRPVTSTAISSSISSGNNGTASRNQTYRPNSQYMGLHHPRPIPAMGANPGFMSRMYPNKLYGQYGNTARSGMGYGAHGYDSRTNGRAWLAVDNKYKTRGRNGGYFGYGNENTDGLNELNRGPRAKGGKNQKVFAPTVLAVKGQNLPVSADEEKEKTSNIPDREQYNKSDFPEEYTDAKFFVIKSYSEDDIHKSIKYNVWASTQNGNKKLDGAYQEAQQKPGGCPIFLLFSVNTSGQFVGLAEMIGPVDFNKSLEYWQQDKWNGCFPLKWHIVKDVPNNVLRHITLQNNENKPVTNSRDTQEVLLEPGLKLIKLFKEYSSKTCILDDFGFYEGRQKTILEKKAKQQFPKQVWEGKPTEEKVEVNGEINTQKSEVTSELLKESSTIAVKDTENHTLSENGAVAKTGDAPKGAKPVVSESKIVPNGVANGC, from the exons ATGGCTGCCGTTGCAAATTCCGCGGATC AAGCAGTTGAATTGATGCAGAAGTTCACATTAGAACCTCAGCCCAAGTCCGTTGAAATTCCCGAGCCAAACAAGAAG GCTACAGGTAATCAATATGGATCAGTTGAGAATGGAAATGCTCTGAATGGTCAGATCCCATCTTATGAAAGGTCCCTAACGCCTGTGTTGCCGGAATTTATGGATCCCGCCATGTGCTATCTCCCAAATGGCTACCCATCTACCGCCTTTTATTATGGTG GTTATGAAGGTACTGGTAATTTTGAGTGGGAAGATTTTTCTCGATACATGAGTCCCGATGGAGTTGATTTGACTTCT GGAGTCTACGGGGATAATGGTTCTCTAGTTTATCACCATGGATATGGATATGCACCCTACGCACCCTACTCTCCTGCTGGTTCTCCAGTCCCAACCATGGGAAATGACGGTCAGTTATACGGGCCTCAACACTATCAGTATCCCCCTTATTTTCAGCCCTTGACTCCAACCAGTGGGCCATTCACACCTACTCCTGCTGTCCATCCCCAGGGTGAAATTTCCACCTCTGTAGCTGCTGATCAGAAGCCTCTTTCTGTGGATACTGCAAATGGAAATTCCAATGCTGTTTCAAATGGAAGTGCTAAAG GTCGCACTACTTCTGGTTATCAGGATCCCAGATTTGGTTTTGACGGAGCTCGCTCACCTGTCCCATGGCTAGATGCCCCAATATTTTCAGATGGGCAGCCAAGACCTGTAACTAGCACTGCGATCTCATCCTCAATATCAAGTGGCAACAATGGTACTGCTTCAAGGAACCAAACTTACCGCCCCAATTCTCAATATATG GGTTTGCATCATCCTAGACCAATTCCTGCCATGGGAGCCAACCCTGGGTTCATGAGTAGAATGTATCCAAACAAGTTATATGGGCAGTATGGCAACACAGCTAGATCAGGTATGGGTTATGGAGCACATGGGTATGATTCTCGTACAAACGGGCGAGCCTGGCTTGCTGTTGACAACAAGTACAAAACAAGAGGAAGAAATGGTGGTTACTTTGGGTATGGCAATGAGAACACCGATGGTTTGAATGAACTGAACAGGGGACCTAGGGCCAAGGGTGGCAAGAACCAAAAGGTTTTTGCACCGACTGTTCTTGCTGTGAAAGGGCAGAATTTGCCAGTTAGTGCCGATGAAGAGAAGGAGAAGACTTCTAATATTCCAGACCGTGAGCAATACAACAAGTCTGATTTTCCAGAAGAATACACTGATGCTAAATTTTTTGTCATCAAGTCTTATAGTGAGGATGACATTCACAAAAGCATCAAGTATAATGTATGGGCCAGCACACAAAACGGTAACAAGAAGCTTGATGGTGCTTACCAAGAGGCTCAGCAGAAACCTGGTGGCTGCCCTATTTTCCTTTTGTTCTCA GTTAATACAAGTGGTCAGTTTGTTGGGCTTGCAGAGATGATTGGTCCTGTTGATTTTAACAAAAGTTTGGAATACTGGCAGCAAGATAAGTGGAATGGTTGTTTTCCTTTGAAGTGGCACATTGTCAAGGATGTTCCTAACAATGTGCTGAGACACATTACATTGCAGAACAATGAAAACAAACCTGTCACAAACAGTAGGGATACTCAGGAG GTACTATTGGAGCCAGGTCTGAAGTTGATCAAGCTTTTCAAGGAATATTCTAGCAAGACATGCATTCTGGATGATTTTGGTTTCTATGAGGGCCGCCAGAAGACTATTTTGGAGAAGAAAGCAAAGCAGCAATTCCCAAAGCAG GTTTGGGAAGGGAAGCCAACGGAGGAAAAGGTAGAGGTGAATGGTGAAATAAATACTCAAAAATCTGAAGTTACCTCGGAGTTGCTCAAGGAATCGTCTACCATTGCTGTGAAGGACACTGAAAACCACACACTTTCTGAGAATGGAGCTGTTGCCAAAACTGGAGATGCCCCGAAGGGTGCTAAGCCAGTTGTATCTGAGAGTAAAATCGTACCGAACGGGGTTGCTAATGGTTGCTAA
- the LOC131603334 gene encoding kxDL motif-containing protein LO9-177, with translation MSEKESESESMKLSSEELSSEFKTLVSSDDLRSLNHLQHTILGRLQDSNAVLSHFNDFSQHCFTEISGDMARNTRVLKSIKSDLDYIFLKLRNMKTKLTTTYPEAFPEDSMSKVIDRRPDLEMPK, from the exons ATGTCAGAGAAAGAATCAGAATCGGAATCGATGAAATTGAGCTCCGAAGAGCTTTCGAGTGAGTTCAAAACCCTCGTTAGTTCCGATGATCTTCGTTCCCTTAACCATTTACAACACACCAT ATTGGGAAGATTGCAAGATAGCAATGCAGTGTTATCTCATTTCAATGATTTCTCTCAACACTGTTTCACTGAGATTTCCGGTGATATGGCCAGAAATACTCGTGTATTGAAGTCTATCAAATCTGACCTTGATTATATTTTTCTCAAACTAag AAACATGAAGACGAAACTTACGACAACTTATCCTGAAGCATTTCCTGAAGATTCAATGAGCAAAGTGATTGATAGGAGACCAGATCTGGAAATGCCTAAATAG